One Synechococcus sp. JA-2-3B'a(2-13) genomic window carries:
- the uvrA gene encoding excinuclease ABC subunit UvrA gives MSSQNEIHVVGARQHNLKNVELRIPRDRLVVFTGVSGSGKSSLAFDTIFAEGQRRYVESLSAYARQFLGQLDKPDVDRIEGLSPAISIDQKSTSHNPRSTVGTVTEIYDYLRLLYGRAGIPHCPHCNRVIAPQTVDQIVDQIMALPDRTRFQLLSPVVKGKKGTHANLLQSLRQQGFVRVRIDGQVRDLSEEIELAKNKTHTLEVVVDRLVKSPDIAERLADSLATCLRQSGGIAVVELLPREEEREQLLQKVAESAGQYLNSKPTELIFSEQFACPEHGSVMGELSPRLFSFNSPIGACPVCHGLGFEPIFDPERIVPDPKLPLYAAIAPWAERENPYYLALLAGAAKAFGFDLSSRWCDLTPQQQQIILYGADQEVYIAEAESQYRGRGYYRRYEGVIPQLQRHYQETTSEIYRQKLEAYLTYRPCSACGGSRLKPEALAVRIGGYRITDLTEISIRDCLHRLEQLNLTPRQAQIGELVLREIKTRLQFLVDVGLDYLTLARPAMTLSGGEAQRIRLASQMGSGLTGVLYVLDEPSIGLHQRDNERLLQTLFRLRDLGNTLIVVEHDEETIRAADHIVDIGPGAGIHGGEVVAQGSLADIMACERSITGAYLSGRLRIPTPAQRRAGKAVSLKLTNAHKNNLKHIDVEIPLGKLVCVTGVSGSGKSTLVNELLYPALQHHLGHKVPQPTEMGALEGIEHIDKVIVIDQSPIGRTPRSNPATYTGLFDPIRQTFAQTLDAKARGYPSGHFSFNVKGGRCEACKGQGVNVIEMNFLPDVYVTCEVCGGSRYSRETLQVRYKGKNIAEVLDMTVGEALEFFAALPPAAKILQTLADVGLDYIKLGQPAPTLSGGEAQRVKLAAELARRSTGKTLYLLDEPSTGLSFYDVHKLLNVLQRLVDTGNTVLVIEHNLDILRCADWIIDLGPEGGDRGGQIIAVGTPEQVAEHPGSHTGRYLKQVLQQHPPGR, from the coding sequence ATGTCCAGCCAAAACGAAATTCACGTGGTGGGGGCGCGGCAGCACAACCTCAAGAATGTCGAGCTGCGGATCCCGCGGGATCGCCTGGTGGTGTTCACCGGCGTCTCCGGCTCTGGCAAATCTTCTTTGGCCTTTGACACCATTTTTGCCGAAGGGCAGCGGCGCTATGTGGAATCCCTCAGTGCCTATGCGCGGCAGTTTTTGGGGCAACTGGACAAGCCGGATGTGGATCGCATCGAAGGGCTGAGTCCGGCCATCTCCATCGATCAAAAGTCCACCAGCCACAACCCCCGCTCGACGGTTGGCACCGTTACCGAAATCTATGACTACCTGCGGCTTCTGTATGGGCGAGCTGGGATCCCGCACTGTCCCCATTGCAACCGGGTGATCGCCCCCCAGACGGTGGATCAGATTGTGGATCAGATCATGGCCCTGCCGGATCGGACGCGGTTTCAGTTGCTCTCGCCGGTGGTGAAGGGGAAAAAGGGCACCCATGCCAACCTGTTGCAAAGCTTGCGCCAGCAAGGGTTTGTGCGCGTGCGCATCGACGGCCAGGTGCGGGATCTGAGCGAGGAGATCGAGTTAGCCAAAAACAAAACCCACACCCTTGAGGTTGTGGTGGATCGGCTGGTCAAGAGCCCCGACATAGCGGAGCGACTGGCCGATTCTCTGGCAACCTGCCTGCGCCAGTCGGGAGGAATTGCGGTGGTGGAGCTGCTGCCGCGGGAAGAGGAGCGAGAACAGCTGCTGCAAAAGGTGGCCGAGTCGGCGGGGCAATACCTGAACAGCAAGCCAACGGAGCTGATTTTTTCTGAGCAATTTGCCTGCCCGGAGCACGGTTCGGTGATGGGCGAGCTGTCGCCGCGCCTGTTTTCCTTCAACTCGCCGATTGGGGCCTGTCCTGTCTGCCACGGGCTGGGTTTTGAGCCCATCTTCGACCCCGAGCGGATCGTGCCCGATCCGAAGCTACCCCTGTACGCCGCCATCGCCCCTTGGGCAGAGCGGGAGAACCCCTACTATCTGGCCCTGTTGGCGGGAGCCGCCAAGGCTTTTGGCTTCGACCTCAGCAGCCGCTGGTGTGATCTCACCCCCCAGCAACAGCAGATCATCCTCTACGGCGCCGACCAGGAGGTCTACATCGCCGAGGCGGAATCTCAGTACCGAGGCCGGGGGTACTATCGCCGCTATGAGGGGGTGATTCCCCAATTGCAGCGGCACTACCAGGAAACCACTTCCGAAATCTATCGGCAAAAGCTGGAAGCCTACCTCACCTACCGTCCCTGTTCCGCCTGTGGGGGATCCCGTCTCAAGCCGGAAGCTCTGGCCGTGCGCATCGGCGGCTACCGCATTACCGATCTCACCGAGATCTCCATCCGCGACTGCCTGCACCGCCTGGAGCAGCTAAACCTTACCCCCCGCCAAGCGCAGATCGGCGAGTTGGTGCTGCGGGAGATCAAAACCCGGCTGCAGTTTTTGGTGGATGTGGGCCTCGACTACCTCACCTTGGCCCGCCCGGCCATGACCCTCTCCGGGGGCGAGGCGCAGCGGATCCGGCTGGCCAGCCAGATGGGCTCCGGCTTGACGGGGGTGCTCTACGTGTTGGACGAACCCTCGATTGGCCTCCACCAGCGGGACAACGAGCGCCTGTTGCAAACCCTGTTTCGCCTGCGAGATCTGGGCAACACCCTGATCGTGGTGGAACACGACGAAGAAACCATCCGTGCCGCCGACCACATCGTCGATATCGGCCCTGGAGCCGGGATCCACGGGGGGGAAGTGGTGGCCCAGGGATCCCTGGCGGACATCATGGCCTGCGAGCGCTCCATCACCGGAGCTTATCTTTCGGGGCGGCTGCGGATCCCTACCCCTGCGCAGCGGCGGGCTGGCAAGGCGGTTTCTCTCAAGCTCACCAATGCCCACAAAAACAACCTCAAGCACATTGATGTAGAGATCCCCCTGGGCAAGTTGGTCTGTGTTACAGGCGTCTCCGGCTCCGGCAAATCCACCTTGGTCAACGAATTGCTCTACCCTGCCCTGCAGCACCATCTTGGACACAAGGTGCCCCAACCCACGGAGATGGGAGCACTTGAGGGCATCGAACACATTGACAAGGTGATCGTGATCGACCAATCTCCCATTGGCCGTACCCCCCGCTCCAACCCTGCCACCTACACCGGCCTGTTCGACCCGATCCGCCAAACCTTTGCCCAAACCTTGGATGCCAAGGCCAGAGGCTACCCATCCGGCCACTTTTCCTTCAATGTCAAGGGGGGGCGCTGTGAAGCCTGCAAAGGGCAGGGGGTGAACGTGATTGAAATGAACTTTCTGCCCGATGTGTACGTCACCTGCGAAGTCTGCGGGGGCAGCCGCTACAGCCGCGAAACCCTGCAGGTCAGGTACAAGGGCAAGAACATCGCCGAAGTCCTGGATATGACGGTGGGGGAGGCGCTGGAGTTTTTCGCTGCCCTGCCTCCTGCCGCCAAGATCCTGCAGACCTTGGCCGATGTGGGCCTCGATTACATCAAGCTGGGCCAGCCAGCTCCTACCCTCTCCGGTGGGGAAGCGCAACGGGTCAAGCTGGCCGCAGAACTGGCCCGCCGCTCCACCGGCAAAACCCTCTATCTGCTGGATGAGCCCTCCACCGGCTTGTCTTTTTACGATGTCCACAAGCTCTTGAACGTCCTGCAACGGCTGGTGGATACAGGCAACACCGTGCTGGTGATCGAGCATAACCTGGACATTCTCCGCTGTGCTGATTGGATTATTGACTTGGGGCCAGAGGGCGGCGACCGCGGCGGCCAGATCATCGCCGTTGGCACCCCAGAACAGGTGGCTGAGCACCCCGGATCCCATACAGGGCGATATTTGAAGCAGGTTTTGCAACAACATCCCCCAGGTCGCTGA
- a CDS encoding transglutaminase TgpA family protein, which yields MTWTLPSVQKVFVYLLVGIAFTALCLGDQALSPPVIAVCLAAGACSWFWEPPRIAFARYAPLWMPLTVAVLLSLLALVIFGILPFSDGAIGLVLYLTGAKLFQRERAADHIQLAVLSLLLMAIATLFNEDISFGLLFLLYVGVGLINLTLYHLRLQAEQHPQAASQTRGINLNFLGFLGSLALLAVILSVALFFLFPRVSLGILGRQARSPVMTTGFAEEVSLGAFGTLKTDNTVVMRVEFPAGVPPRVESLYWRGISFDRYDGLAWSRTLDRFIPIFPNAAGVFDLSASSLIPTAPDLLLLPLEQLIYLEPLATNTVFGVAPLVEVEWLDRGGAMTPQQRWQWQNRRLLLRETGDVSHSLPPRMPYLYRAVSRIPRDLEPRLRQLGREELLSALDPVQQQAYLQLPADLDPRIPALAEDVTAGIPDVFGKVTALQNYLLENYAYTTDLPDPGPEPPLEAFLFTHRRGHCEYFATALTILARSIGIPARMVNGFLGGRWVAQERYLAVRNADAHSWTEIPFGSYGWIIFDATPAEANVSRRETWWDPIQDFYDSLRFRWFKYVIQYDLSTQQQIWRQIQEMASAVAASPDREDVGAGFRRNLVALGQTLQQNGLPVLGVVLITGSMAYWGRRRRYRALRWQDGGWILLATAGNGVLLGSLWQPPPPWPTWMVGLLLPSLAFAGMRWIPAALPKSQQRRQLISRLYLQLRDLATAVGIPAHLGPEACLEHLRHSDLPQAQVAIQFLERYLEVRFGGIPLEAGELQRWQQQFKRLRRAWQPLAKTPRRAA from the coding sequence ATGACCTGGACACTGCCATCCGTTCAAAAGGTGTTTGTTTACCTGTTGGTGGGGATCGCCTTCACGGCCCTTTGTCTGGGGGATCAGGCTCTGTCGCCACCGGTCATTGCCGTTTGCTTGGCCGCAGGGGCCTGCAGTTGGTTTTGGGAGCCGCCAAGGATTGCTTTTGCCCGCTATGCCCCCCTGTGGATGCCCCTGACGGTGGCGGTGTTGCTTAGCCTGCTGGCTTTGGTTATCTTTGGGATCCTTCCCTTTTCCGATGGGGCCATTGGCTTGGTGCTTTACCTAACGGGGGCCAAGCTGTTTCAGCGGGAACGGGCAGCCGATCACATCCAGTTGGCGGTGCTGTCTCTGCTGCTGATGGCCATTGCCACCCTGTTCAACGAAGACATCAGCTTTGGGCTGCTGTTTTTGCTGTACGTGGGGGTAGGGCTAATCAACCTCACCCTTTACCACCTGCGCCTGCAAGCAGAGCAGCACCCGCAGGCAGCCAGCCAAACCCGTGGCATCAACCTCAACTTCTTGGGCTTTCTCGGATCCCTGGCTTTGCTGGCGGTGATCCTGTCCGTGGCTTTGTTTTTCTTGTTCCCGCGGGTCAGTTTAGGAATTCTGGGTCGCCAGGCCCGCTCGCCGGTGATGACCACCGGCTTTGCCGAGGAAGTCAGCCTGGGAGCATTCGGCACCCTCAAAACCGATAACACCGTTGTCATGCGGGTGGAATTTCCGGCAGGGGTGCCGCCCCGTGTGGAGTCCCTCTACTGGCGCGGGATCAGCTTCGATCGCTACGACGGGCTGGCCTGGTCGCGGACGCTAGACCGCTTCATCCCCATTTTCCCCAACGCAGCAGGGGTATTTGATCTCTCTGCCTCCAGCTTGATCCCCACTGCTCCTGACCTGCTGCTTCTCCCCTTGGAGCAGCTTATCTATCTGGAGCCGCTGGCCACCAACACCGTTTTTGGGGTGGCGCCGCTGGTGGAGGTGGAATGGCTGGATCGAGGTGGGGCGATGACCCCACAGCAGAGGTGGCAATGGCAAAACCGCCGCCTGCTCCTGCGCGAGACCGGGGATGTCAGCCATTCTCTGCCCCCCCGGATGCCCTATCTCTACCGTGCCGTGAGCCGGATCCCACGGGATCTGGAACCCCGCCTGCGCCAGCTTGGCCGGGAGGAGCTGCTGAGCGCTCTTGACCCAGTCCAGCAACAAGCCTATCTGCAGTTGCCAGCAGACCTGGATCCGCGCATTCCCGCCTTGGCTGAAGACGTTACCGCTGGGATCCCCGATGTCTTTGGCAAGGTGACGGCTTTGCAGAACTACCTGCTGGAGAACTACGCCTATACCACCGATCTGCCGGATCCCGGCCCTGAACCGCCTTTGGAAGCCTTTCTGTTCACCCATCGGCGGGGCCACTGCGAATATTTCGCCACAGCCCTGACGATACTGGCCCGCAGCATTGGCATCCCGGCCCGGATGGTGAATGGCTTTTTGGGCGGGCGCTGGGTGGCGCAGGAACGGTATCTGGCAGTGCGCAATGCCGACGCCCATTCCTGGACAGAGATCCCCTTTGGCTCCTACGGGTGGATCATTTTCGATGCCACACCGGCAGAGGCCAATGTCAGCCGGCGGGAAACCTGGTGGGATCCGATTCAGGATTTTTACGACAGCTTGCGCTTTCGCTGGTTCAAGTACGTCATCCAGTACGACCTATCCACCCAGCAGCAGATCTGGCGGCAGATTCAGGAGATGGCCAGCGCTGTAGCCGCCTCTCCGGATCGAGAGGATGTCGGTGCTGGCTTCCGTCGCAACCTGGTTGCCTTGGGGCAAACGTTGCAGCAGAATGGCCTGCCGGTGTTGGGGGTGGTTTTGATCACCGGATCCATGGCCTATTGGGGTCGCCGCCGCCGCTATCGGGCTTTGCGCTGGCAGGATGGGGGGTGGATTCTGTTGGCCACTGCCGGCAATGGGGTTTTGCTGGGATCCCTGTGGCAGCCTCCGCCCCCCTGGCCCACCTGGATGGTTGGCCTCTTGCTACCGAGTCTGGCCTTTGCTGGGATGCGCTGGATCCCGGCGGCTCTACCCAAGTCGCAGCAGCGCCGCCAGCTTATCTCAAGGCTTTATCTGCAACTGCGGGATCTGGCGACGGCGGTGGGGATCCCAGCCCACCTAGGCCCTGAGGCCTGCCTGGAACACTTGCGCCACTCCGACTTACCACAAGCCCAGGTGGCCATCCAGTTCTTGGAGCGCTACCTGGAGGTGCGCTTCGGTGGGATCCCGTTGGAGGCGGGCGAATTGCAGCGCTGGCAACAGCAATTCAAACGGCTCAGACGAGCATGGCAGCCACTGGCCAAAACCCCCAGAAGAGCCGCCTGA
- a CDS encoding alkaline phosphatase yields MAATVCVLSSSVFSSSLAQAAPQPTGNGAIFFHPDGTSASHWDITRILHYGPDGFLNWDRLPVITTYRGHLFDQLGGTSNAGAVTHATGTRAHAKSFGLDPDGKEYSSANGTLNTIMEEAVAAGLGTALVQTGSIIEPGTAAFVAKAAKRSDYEEIALQVVESGVDIILGAGEEWLLPEGVQGRFGKGKRKDGRNLIEEAKKKGYAVVYTRDELLKLPADVSKVLGVFNVEDTFYDKPEEELRKENLPNYIASAPTIAEMTEFALARISRNPKGFFAVIEEEGTDNMCNNLNASGCLEAMKRADDAIGVILNFIEKNPKTFMITTSDSNAGGMQLVDIESAEEPLPPTDPKGSGAPIDGVDGTGTKPFISAPDKNGKRFPFAVAWATGDDVGSGVIARAAGLNARELVPVTGILNTDIYRILYFVLFGERIPSELKP; encoded by the coding sequence TTGGCTGCGACTGTATGCGTTTTGTCTTCTTCCGTCTTCTCCTCTAGCCTGGCTCAAGCAGCGCCTCAGCCGACCGGAAACGGGGCCATCTTCTTCCACCCGGATGGCACTTCGGCTTCTCACTGGGACATCACACGCATTCTCCACTACGGCCCCGATGGCTTTCTGAACTGGGATCGTCTTCCCGTGATTACCACCTATCGCGGGCACCTTTTCGACCAGCTTGGGGGAACTTCCAACGCCGGAGCGGTGACCCATGCCACAGGAACTCGTGCCCACGCCAAGAGCTTTGGGTTGGATCCGGACGGCAAAGAGTACTCCTCTGCCAACGGCACCCTGAACACGATCATGGAAGAGGCTGTGGCGGCAGGCTTGGGTACGGCTCTGGTGCAAACGGGATCCATCATTGAGCCGGGGACGGCTGCCTTCGTTGCCAAAGCTGCCAAGCGCAGCGACTATGAGGAGATTGCCCTGCAGGTGGTGGAGTCAGGGGTAGACATCATCCTCGGCGCTGGCGAGGAATGGCTGCTGCCGGAAGGTGTCCAGGGCCGCTTTGGCAAAGGGAAGCGCAAGGATGGCCGCAACCTGATTGAGGAGGCCAAGAAAAAGGGGTACGCCGTTGTCTACACCCGCGACGAGCTGCTCAAGCTGCCGGCAGATGTCTCCAAGGTTTTGGGGGTGTTCAACGTCGAGGACACCTTCTACGACAAGCCTGAAGAAGAGTTGCGGAAAGAAAACTTGCCCAACTACATCGCCAGCGCCCCCACCATTGCCGAGATGACCGAATTTGCCCTGGCGCGGATCTCCCGCAATCCTAAGGGCTTCTTCGCCGTCATCGAAGAAGAGGGCACTGATAACATGTGCAACAACCTCAATGCCTCTGGCTGCCTGGAGGCCATGAAGCGGGCCGACGATGCCATCGGGGTGATTCTCAACTTTATCGAGAAGAATCCCAAGACCTTCATGATTACCACCAGCGACAGCAACGCCGGCGGGATGCAGTTGGTGGATATCGAATCCGCCGAGGAGCCGCTGCCCCCTACTGACCCCAAAGGCAGTGGTGCCCCCATTGACGGAGTTGACGGCACGGGCACAAAGCCGTTTATTTCTGCTCCTGACAAGAATGGCAAGCGCTTTCCCTTTGCCGTGGCTTGGGCTACCGGAGATGACGTCGGCAGTGGAGTCATCGCTCGCGCTGCGGGCCTGAACGCTCGAGAGCTAGTGCCGGTCACTGGAATCCTGAACACAGACATCTACCGCATTCTCTACTTCGTGCTCTTTGGGGAGCGCATCCCCAGCGAGCTGAAGCCCTAG
- a CDS encoding MarR family winged helix-turn-helix transcriptional regulator, translating to MPTPADSSPSPLLQSDEVLKPEDSVPLRGTVLAAREPFLGLLRDLARAYQAFENYAGVHIRQMGLTAPQFDVLVTLGNTPGMTMNVLAQKTLVTKGTLTGIVDRLEQKGLVRREVPPENRRCFKVVLTEAGEKLFEEIFPAHVAYLKERFQKLDPSEMAQIQACLKKLQAIF from the coding sequence ATGCCCACTCCCGCTGACTCCTCTCCATCCCCCCTTCTCCAAAGCGACGAGGTTCTCAAGCCTGAGGACTCTGTTCCGCTGAGGGGGACGGTATTGGCGGCCCGTGAGCCTTTTTTGGGGCTGTTGCGGGATCTGGCGCGGGCCTACCAAGCTTTTGAAAATTACGCCGGGGTTCACATTCGGCAAATGGGGCTGACGGCCCCCCAATTCGATGTGTTGGTTACCCTTGGCAATACCCCTGGGATGACCATGAATGTCTTGGCCCAAAAAACGCTGGTGACCAAAGGGACACTGACCGGCATTGTGGATCGCCTGGAACAAAAAGGGCTGGTGCGCCGGGAAGTGCCCCCGGAAAACCGACGCTGCTTTAAGGTCGTGCTGACAGAAGCGGGGGAAAAACTGTTTGAGGAAATTTTCCCGGCCCACGTCGCCTACTTGAAAGAGCGCTTCCAAAAGCTGGATCCCTCGGAGATGGCGCAGATCCAGGCTTGCCTTAAAAAACTGCAGGCTATTTTCTAG
- a CDS encoding RNA-guided endonuclease InsQ/TnpB family protein — translation MTQVLTVSCKLKVSQSQAAKLDATLEAFGQALNWVNQNTPEKVANAVKLQSLCYREIRARFGLSSNLAQQICRRVAYARKVAQQKNRPVKALSLRDANANKGGFATYDARIFSFREKDWSVSLTTVEGRERFELAIGRYQRERLAGSNPKSATLVKRKDGSYSIQICVEAEPSPPQRTGRVLGVDLGRTDIAHTSEGDNWNGQQLNRVRDHYSRLRAVLQRKASKGTRSSRRRCRQLLQRLSGKERRFQAWVNHRISKAIVSRAKATNSAIALEDLTGIRKRVNQQPRSKAERRRANSWAFYQLRQFLEYKARAAGVSLILVPPAYTSQTCHKCLHIHPDPAQSYRSGKKFKCGHCGWEGDADLNGANVIALFGAVVNQPRGSGLFCSLVEQNRLRATESPLRTALAVGVG, via the coding sequence ATGACCCAAGTCCTGACCGTATCCTGCAAGCTCAAGGTGTCCCAGTCGCAGGCCGCCAAATTGGACGCGACTTTGGAGGCTTTTGGCCAAGCCTTGAACTGGGTCAACCAAAACACACCCGAGAAAGTCGCCAACGCCGTTAAGCTCCAGTCTCTGTGCTACCGCGAAATCCGTGCCCGGTTCGGCTTGTCCAGTAACTTGGCTCAACAGATATGCAGACGGGTAGCGTATGCTCGCAAGGTGGCACAACAGAAAAACCGCCCCGTCAAAGCGTTGTCGCTACGCGACGCTAACGCGAACAAGGGGGGCTTCGCTACCTACGACGCTCGTATCTTTTCGTTCCGCGAGAAAGACTGGTCGGTGTCGCTGACCACGGTGGAGGGTCGGGAGCGCTTTGAGCTGGCGATTGGCCGCTACCAGAGAGAACGGCTGGCGGGCTCCAATCCCAAATCTGCCACTCTGGTCAAGCGTAAAGACGGCTCCTACTCCATTCAAATCTGTGTAGAAGCGGAGCCATCCCCACCGCAACGCACGGGTAGAGTACTGGGGGTGGACTTGGGGAGGACGGATATTGCCCATACGTCAGAGGGGGACAATTGGAATGGACAGCAGTTGAACAGAGTCCGCGACCACTACTCCCGGTTGAGGGCGGTACTCCAACGCAAAGCCAGTAAGGGCACACGCAGTTCGCGGCGCAGATGCCGTCAACTGTTGCAACGGCTGTCTGGCAAGGAGAGACGTTTTCAGGCGTGGGTCAATCATCGCATCTCCAAAGCTATTGTCTCTAGGGCAAAAGCTACCAACAGCGCTATTGCCCTGGAAGACCTGACAGGGATCCGGAAAAGAGTCAATCAACAGCCGCGCAGCAAAGCCGAGCGGCGCAGGGCCAACAGTTGGGCGTTCTACCAACTACGTCAGTTTCTGGAATACAAGGCGAGGGCTGCAGGGGTTTCTCTGATTCTTGTGCCGCCTGCTTACACGTCGCAGACCTGTCACAAGTGTTTACACATCCATCCCGACCCTGCGCAATCCTACCGCAGTGGAAAGAAGTTTAAGTGTGGGCACTGTGGATGGGAAGGAGATGCGGATTTGAATGGTGCGAATGTGATTGCGCTTTTTGGGGCTGTCGTAAACCAGCCTAGAGGTTCGGGCCTGTTTTGTTCTCTGGTAGAGCAGAACAGGCTCAGGGCTACTGAAAGCCCGCTCCGTACCGCTTTAGCGGTCGGAGTCGGGTAG
- a CDS encoding ABC transporter permease, whose product MTAAQLVAILSTAIATATPVVFACVGETITERAGVINLSAEGTIMLAAMVGFAVAKLTGSLALGFLAAAAVGALFAGIVAFGSLTLKGSQIAIGFVLTLLGADLSSFLGNPFVRIPGPTVPSLPIPFLREVPLLGPLLFQGDLLLYASYALIGGTWFFLYRTQPGLMLRAMGEQPAAAFARGTNVIFWRYVYTLVGGSLLGLAGAAFSLDFKAGWSHRHTAGYGWIALAIVIFGGWNPLRVALGAYLFGILQSFAGVAQTTIRAVPTQVFTVAPFVLMILVLVLTSGEWWECGLRGIPPRLRRWIQQAVKATPPAALGQPFEPG is encoded by the coding sequence ATGACCGCTGCCCAACTGGTTGCTATTCTCTCCACTGCCATTGCCACCGCTACACCGGTGGTCTTCGCCTGTGTGGGGGAAACCATTACCGAGCGGGCAGGGGTGATCAACCTCTCCGCAGAGGGGACGATCATGCTGGCGGCCATGGTTGGGTTCGCCGTGGCCAAGCTGACGGGAAGTCTGGCGTTGGGCTTTTTGGCTGCCGCCGCGGTGGGAGCGCTGTTTGCTGGGATCGTGGCCTTTGGCTCGCTGACCCTGAAGGGATCCCAAATTGCCATTGGTTTCGTCTTGACCCTATTGGGGGCGGATTTGTCTTCCTTTTTGGGCAATCCGTTCGTGCGGATCCCAGGGCCAACGGTGCCCAGTCTGCCCATCCCCTTCCTGAGAGAGGTGCCGCTGCTGGGGCCACTCCTGTTCCAAGGGGATCTGTTGCTGTACGCCAGCTACGCGCTCATCGGGGGAACTTGGTTCTTTTTGTATCGCACTCAGCCTGGCCTGATGTTGCGGGCTATGGGAGAACAGCCGGCGGCGGCTTTTGCCCGCGGCACCAATGTCATTTTCTGGCGCTATGTTTACACCCTTGTGGGGGGATCCCTATTGGGCTTGGCGGGGGCTGCCTTTTCTCTGGATTTCAAGGCCGGCTGGAGCCACCGACATACAGCAGGGTATGGCTGGATTGCTTTGGCCATCGTCATCTTCGGTGGCTGGAACCCCTTGCGGGTAGCCCTGGGGGCCTACCTGTTCGGCATTTTGCAGTCCTTTGCCGGAGTTGCCCAGACTACCATCCGCGCCGTGCCCACCCAAGTTTTTACGGTGGCCCCCTTCGTGTTGATGATTTTGGTGTTGGTGCTCACTTCTGGGGAATGGTGGGAGTGCGGCTTGCGCGGGATCCCACCTCGGCTGCGGCGCTGGATCCAGCAGGCGGTGAAGGCCACTCCGCCGGCAGCTCTGGGGCAGCCGTTTGAACCGGGCTAG
- a CDS encoding TM2 domain-containing protein — MSSRYLLPPAEPKSVGTAYILWALGIFGICGVHRFYLGKTGTGILWLFTFGLLGFGQLIDLFLIPGMVENYNFKLAVLQGSRPSPSPASSKNTSAPPQPLKGQALMREILRLAQQRQGILTLAEIAIDLPADFDEIEKALQELSRRSMAFPENNPVTGAVEYHFPHLLHRSPNQRSL, encoded by the coding sequence ATGAGTTCTCGCTACCTGCTGCCCCCCGCTGAACCCAAGTCTGTCGGTACTGCCTATATCCTCTGGGCGTTGGGCATCTTCGGGATCTGTGGCGTCCATCGCTTCTACCTGGGCAAGACTGGAACAGGCATCCTCTGGCTGTTCACCTTTGGCCTGCTGGGCTTTGGCCAGTTAATTGACCTGTTTTTGATCCCAGGCATGGTGGAGAACTACAACTTCAAGCTGGCCGTCCTGCAGGGATCCCGACCCTCCCCATCCCCAGCTTCCTCAAAAAACACCTCAGCACCTCCTCAGCCCCTCAAAGGTCAAGCTCTGATGCGGGAGATCCTGCGGCTAGCCCAACAGCGGCAAGGGATCCTCACCCTTGCGGAGATAGCTATCGACTTACCTGCCGACTTTGACGAAATTGAAAAGGCGCTGCAAGAGCTGAGCCGGCGGAGCATGGCTTTCCCCGAAAACAACCCGGTCACTGGAGCGGTAGAATACCACTTCCCTCACCTGCTGCACCGCTCCCCCAACCAACGTTCGCTCTAG
- a CDS encoding ABC transporter permease — MMPVIHLFWAELKRAWIQYIRYPAEALGGILITTFFFYALFAGAQYVAGPASQFGKRLDAVVIGYVLWTLVIFVVNDIALNLQVEAQTGTLEQVLLSPFSAATLFLARACASLVLRFSIVVVILGVILLLTGSRLRFPPALVLPLVSVVLGAYGFSFLLGSAALIWKRIQQLLIISQFGLLFLLAAPTEEWPGSLRWLGQSLPMTAGAGLLRDVMVREAGLDPVRLIMALTSGVFYFGLGLLTFRRAVRAAKRRGILGSQ; from the coding sequence ATGATGCCGGTGATACACCTGTTTTGGGCTGAACTAAAGCGGGCCTGGATCCAGTACATTCGCTATCCGGCGGAGGCCCTGGGCGGGATCCTGATCACCACGTTCTTCTTCTATGCCCTCTTTGCCGGCGCCCAATATGTGGCAGGGCCTGCCTCCCAATTTGGCAAACGGCTGGACGCGGTGGTGATCGGCTATGTGCTCTGGACGCTGGTCATTTTTGTGGTGAACGACATCGCCCTCAACCTGCAGGTGGAAGCCCAGACAGGCACCTTGGAGCAGGTGTTGCTCTCGCCATTTTCGGCAGCCACTCTCTTCTTGGCACGGGCTTGTGCCAGCTTGGTGTTGCGCTTTTCCATTGTCGTCGTCATTCTGGGCGTCATCTTATTGCTGACGGGCAGCCGGTTGCGGTTTCCCCCTGCTCTGGTGTTGCCTTTGGTGAGCGTGGTGCTGGGGGCCTACGGCTTCTCGTTTTTGCTGGGATCCGCCGCTCTGATTTGGAAGCGAATTCAGCAGCTTTTGATCATCAGCCAATTCGGCCTGCTTTTCCTGTTGGCTGCTCCCACGGAAGAATGGCCGGGATCCCTGAGGTGGCTAGGGCAAAGTCTGCCCATGACGGCGGGGGCTGGGCTGCTGCGAGACGTGATGGTGCGGGAGGCGGGCTTGGATCCCGTGCGGCTGATCATGGCTCTGACCAGCGGCGTTTTCTACTTCGGCCTGGGCTTGCTGACCTTTCGCCGGGCGGTTCGGGCAGCCAAGCGCCGAGGGATCCTGGGATCCCAGTAG